Proteins from a single region of Rhinolophus sinicus isolate RSC01 linkage group LG13, ASM3656204v1, whole genome shotgun sequence:
- the LOC109438654 gene encoding cystatin-9-like, with protein sequence MGVRLPAALLHWQGKWALPWAMLLLLFPGTPCSCWSSHKERGNDDQNVMESYFPATVEYALHIFNLKSKDMNAYRLVRIRSSRREQVETMLAFSMELELRRTKCGKFDEDIDNCSFQESPEMSNTFTCFFTIGTEPWRTVFQLLNKTCLEGFH encoded by the exons ATGGGTGTCCGGTTGCCTGCAGCCCTGCTGCACTGGCAGGGGAAGTGGGCTCTGCCCTGGGCCATGCTCCTGCTTCTTTTTCCAGGAACTCCATGCTCCTGCTGGAGTTCCCACAAAGAAAGGGGGAATGATGACCAAAATGTCATGGAAAGTTATTTTCCTGCTACTGTGGAGTATGCCTTACACATATTCAATCTGAAGAGCAAGGACATGAATGCCTACAGGCTGGTTCGGATCCGGAGTTCTAGGAGGGAGCAG GTAGAGACCATGTTGGCATTCTCCATGGAGCTGGAGCTTCGTAGAACGAAGTGTGGGAAATTTGATGAAGACATTGACAACTGCTCCTTTCAAGAAAGCCCAGAGATGAGCAAT ACCTTCACCTGCTTCTTCACCATCGGCACTGAGCCCTGGAGAACAGTGTTCCAACTCCTGAACAAGACCTGCCTGGAGGGGTTCCACTGA